The nucleotide window ATCGCCGCACCGATTCTGATCGCGTTGTTCCTCACCGAGATCCTCCTGGGTCTCGCATCGCGGGCCGCACCGAAACTCAACATCATGGCCATCGGCTTCGGGGTGAAGACGCTGGTGACGTTCATGCTGTTGGGGGCCGCGCTGCCGCTGGTGGCCTACTTCACCGGGCAACTCCTCCAGAAGTCGCTGGGCTCGATGAGCGCGATCGTGGGCGGAGGCTGACGTGGCGGGAGGTGACAAGCATTCAAAGACCGAGGCCCCGACACAGAAGCGCAAGAAGGAGGCCCGCAAGGACGGACAGGTCATCCGCTCGGAGGACTTTGTCACCTGGGCTTCGGTGCTGGTTGCCACGATGGTCATGCCCATGCTGGTCCGCAACGGTTCCAACGCGGCACGAGATGCGCTGGCGATGATGTTGCAGGTGGCCCGCCGCCCTGATGAAGGGGTGCTTGTGAGTTCGGTGGGCGAGGTCATGACCTCGACGCTGGGCGCCATCATGCCGACGGTGGTGATCATGATGGTCATCGCCGTCGTCGGCAACATGGCCCAGGTCGGCCTCTTGCTCACCGGTAAACCGTTGAGGCCGAAATTCGATCGTCTGAATCCGCTCAAAGGGTTCAAACGAATGTTCTCCGTGCAAAGCGTCTGGGGAACGATCACCGCGCTGCTGAAGCTCACGGTGATCGTCGCGGTTGCCTACACGACGCTGCGTTCGTCGATTGCGGAGTTGGTCGCAGCATCTCCCCGGTCGATCTCCTCGCTGCTCGCCGAGGCTGCCTCGATGTCGATCTCCCTGGTTCGCACGATCGCCATCGCCGCGCTCCTGCTCGCAGCGTTCGACTACGCGTTCCAACGTTGGAAGCAGTACCGCGACATGCGGATGACGAAACAGGAGATCAAACAGGAGAGCCGGGATTCCGAAGGCGATCCGCACGTGAAGGGTCGACAGCGCCAGCTGCGCATGCAGGCGTCGCGCAACCGAATGTTGGCCGCCATCAAAGATGCGAACGTCGTCATCACCAACCCGACCCACGTGGCGATCGCCATCGAATACAAGGCGTCCTACGGCGTCCCTCGCGTCGTGGCACGAGGGGTCGACGCGTTGGCGATGAAGATCAAAGCGGAGGCGGCGACCCACAACATTCCTCAGGTCGAGTCGCGGCCCTTGGCCCGAACGCTCTACGCGCTGTGTCGTGTGGGAGAGGAGATCCCGCCGGAGTTGTATCAGGCCGTTGCGACGGTGTTGGCGTTCATCCAGCGCCTTTCCGATGCGCAGAGGACCTACGTATCGACCTTCGACCTTCACGTGCCGGACTCCTGGAGCGCAGACGGCGTGACGCCCGAGCGCGTCTCGCCGACGCGTCGCAAGATGTTGGAGCGACAGGCGGCCAAACATGCGACGTGAGCGGGTCCCTGGGTCGGGTGGCCCAGGAAATCATCGCGACCGCCTCAAGAATCCCGGCGAGTTGCCGAAGGGAAAGGACCTTCATGACGAAGGCGATGACCCGGCACGGAGGCCGTTGCGCGGACGCAGATGCGTCCGATTCGTTTGGCACGCACGGGAGCATTCGTGAAGGAAAACAAGCTCGGCCTCGGCGCAGCAGCCTTCCCGTTCGCCGTCATCGCCGTCGTGGCGCTCATGGTGCTGCCGATTCCGACGCATCTGCTCGACGTGTTGTTGGCCTTCAACCTGGGCCTCGCCATGTTGATGTTGTTGGCGTCGTTGAACGTCAAGCGGGCGCTCGACTTCTCGGCGTTCCCATCGCTGCTGCTCATCGCCACCCTGTTCCGCCTCGGCCTGAACGTCAGCACCTCACGGCTGATCCTCTCGCACGGGGATGCAGGCGAGGTCATCGAAGCATTCGGCAACTTCGTCGTCGGTGGCTCACTCGTCGTCGGCCTCGTCGTGTTCTTCATCCTGGTGATCATCCAGTTCGTCGTCATCACCAACGGTGCCACCCGCGTTGCCGAGGTCGCCGCCCGGTTCACCCTCGACGCGATGCCCGGCAAGCAGATGGCGATCGACGCCGACCTCAACGCCGGGGTCATCGACGACGACGAGGCGCGGCGACGGCGCGAGGATGTCGCCGGAGAGTCCGACTTCTACGGCGCGATGGACGGTGCGTCGAAGTTCGTCAAGGGCGACGCCATCGCCGCGGTGATCATCACCGCGGTCAACCTCATCGGCGGACTGCTGGTAGGTGTTCTCCAAAAGGGCATGGACGTCGGCGATGCGGTGAGCACCTACTCGTTGCTCACCGTCGGCGACGGCCTTGTGTCGCAGATCCCTGCACTGTTGGTGTCGATTTCCTCGGGTCTGATCATCACCCGAGCAGCGAGCAGCGGCGACCTCGGTAGCGATGTGATGGCGCAGTTCGCCCGTCAGCATCAGGCGTTGCTGATCGGTGGCGTCTCCCTCATCGCCATGGGCTTGGTGCCCGGGCTGCCGACCCTGCCGTTCTTCGTCGTCGGAGGGCTGCTGGTTGTTCTGTCTCGCAGGATGTCCGCCGCTGCCGATGCATCGGACCGGGCGGCCGCCGAGGCTCCGGCCCACCTCGAAGAGGAGGCCGATCCGAACTCGCCGGCCGAACTGACCCGGGCACTGCGCGTTGAACCGATCGGGCTGGAGCTGTCGATCGACCTGGTCGACCTCGTCGATCCCGGGTCGAACGGCGACCTGTTGGACCGGGTGCAGGCGCTTCGTCGAAAGCTCGTCGAGGAACTGGGCATCGTCATTCCGCCGGTGAGGACGCGTGACAACGTCGAGCTCGACCTCGGGACCTACGTGATACGGATTCACGGGGTGGAAGTGGCGCGAGGGATCGCCCCTGCGGGCAAGCTTCTCGTGATCGCCGACGACCTCAGCGTGTTCCCCGGTATGGAAGTGCTCGAACCCGTCTTCGGGCTTCCATCGAAGTGGGTGGGGCCAGAGCTGCGGTCGATGGCCGAAGCGATGGGCGCCACCGTCATCGACCGTTCGTCGGTGATCACGACCCATCTGGCCGAGGTGGCTCGCGAGCACGCCCCCGAGCTGTTGAGCCGCCAAGATGTCAAGACCCTCGTCGACCTGGTCCGCTCGACCGACAGCGCCGTGGTCGAGGACCTGATGGCCGCGGGGGTGAGCCTCGCCGAGACCCAGCAGGTACTCATGAGTCTGCTCGCCGAACAGGTTCCGATCCGGGATCTGTCGCGGATCCTCGAGGTCATCAGCGAGCGTTCGCGTCTGACCCGCGATACCGAGTTGTTGGTCGAGGCCGTGCGTCAATCGCTGGGCCCGGCGATCTGCGCGTCGAACGCCCGCAACGGTCACCTCGCGGTCATCACCCTCGACCCGCTCATCGAACAGGGGTTGCTGGGGTCGCTGCAACGCAACGAGACAGGGTCGTTCCTCGCCCTCGACCCCGACACCGCGTCGCGGGTCGGCCAAGCGATCATGAGCCAGCTTCGCAGTGCCGAACAACTCGGCCATGAACCGGTGCTCGTCTGTGCGCCGAGTCTACGGCCCGCCATGCGAAGCTTCCTCGCCCGGACCATTCCTCACATGCCGGTGTTGTCCTATGAAGAACTCGCCGATCACCTCACGATCGACGCGCTCGGCTCGGTGACCCTGGAGGCCAGCAATGCATGACCAAGCGCTCCTCGATATCGAAGGAGTCGCCGACCCCGAGGTGTCGACCCGATATCTGCAGTACGAGGGGTTCCCACTCGAAGCGGTGCTCGCCCGGGTCACGGCCGAACACGGGCCGTCCGCCACGATCACCGCGGCCGAACGCGTGCGGCGCGGCGGCGTTCGTGGCTTCTTCGCCCGCGAGGTGTTCCAGGTGGTCGTCGCCGTGCCCGACGACGCGGAGATCGATCCCGAGGACGTCGACGGTGCGCTGGGTCTCGAACTCGGGGAATCGGCTGAGTTCGGCGACGATCTCGTCGAGGAGGACTCCGAGCCGATCGACCTCACCGTGGGAGCCTTCGCGACCGATCAGCGCGTCGGTGGTCCGCAGGACGACGAGCTGTGGGCGTTGCTCGCGGCGCCGTTGCCGCGGGACCCAGAGCCTCGCGCTGCGGATCGTCGAGGGCAGCCGGGCTCCACCGTCGTCCCCCCGCCGTATCCGGGTGCGCCCGGCACCCCAACCGACCCACACCTGATCCGACTCGCGCCGCCGCCGCCTCGCTGGCCGTCGACCCACCAGGAACCGCTGGTCGACGCCGTGGTTGAACCGGTGGTCGAGGCGGGGGTGGCCTCGCTGCCCTTCGTCGTCGACGTCGTCGAATCCGAAGCGATCCTCGCCGAACTGGTGCAACCGCTGAAGTCGCTCGGACCGATCGCCTCGACGACGCTCGTCGCCGGCCCGGCCCGCCGGTCGGGAGTCGAGTCGATCGCCGAACCCCGCGCCGAGGTCGTACGCGCCGAAGCGGTGCGTCATGCCAAAGCAGCGTTTCGGGCGAGTGAACCGTCACGCCCAGTCGTTTCGTCCCGTGCCGGCGGGCCCGAGGTGGACCTGTCGGCCATGCTGGGAGCCCTCGAGACCTCACTCGTAGCGGTTCCCGCACCGCCTGCGGCCGGGGTCATAGCGCTCGTCGGCGACCTCGCGGAAATCATCACCGCTGCGCAGAGCCTGGCGCGGCATCTGGGGGTGGCGGCCCACGATGTGCACGTTGTCGCTCGCGGTGCGTCGGCTTCGCCGGTCCTCGGCGTGGTCCGGCCACGCTCCGACGCGGCACGAAACCCGCAGAACCGGACCCTCGTCGCCATCGAACTGGCGGCCGGCCGCGACGGGCACGAGTGGACGCGCTCGGCGTTGGCAGCCCTCGATCCTCGTCAGATTCGATTCGTCGCCGACGCTCGTCGGTATCTTTCCCATCAGCATTTCAGCGTTGCCGCGGTGGGAGGGGTCGACGTGGTCGACCTGAGTGGGGTTGGGGCGCTTGCCGAACCCGCCGATGCTCTGGCACTTGGTGTGCCGGTCGCGACCATCGACGGGCGCGGGGCAACCCCCGAAATGTGGGCGGCAGTGTTGCTGGCCCATCGCTGTTCACAACGACAAGGCACCACCTGGAGTGGTGCGGAGGATGAGTAGTGTCATGAGTGTGTTGGTCCGGTCAGAACGGTTCGGCGATGTCGAGTGTGACGATGCTGCAACCGTCGTGTTCCCCGATGGCCTACTCGGCTTCGAGGAAGAACGCGAGTTCGTGGTGATGCCCGCCGACCCGGAGGGTATCTACAGCTGGTTGCAGTCGACCCGGACGCCGTCGTTGGCATTCCTGACGACGTCTCCGACGTGCTTCTTCGCCGACTATGCGGTCGAGATCGACGACGCGGAGGTGGCGGAGATCGAGATCCTGGATGAGTCCGAGGCGATGGTGCTGGCGATCGTGACGATCGCCGAGGATCGAGCCACTGCCAACCTGCTCGGCCCTATTGTGGTCAACACCCGGACGCGCCGGGCTCGCCAGGTCGTCCTCGCCGACTCCACCTGGTCGACCAAGGAACTGTTGGGCGAGTTCTAGATGCTGGTTCTGTCACGTCGGACGAACGAATCGATCATCGTCAACGGCAACATCACGATCACGGTGTTGGAGATCCGCGGCGACCACATACGCATCGGGATTGATGCCCCGCGCGAGATCTCGGTTCATCGCGAAGAGATCCACGCCGAGTTAGCCCGCGCCAACAAGGCAGCGACCGGCTCTCGCGCCGCCGACGTCGCCCGTCTTCCCCGGCCAGGAGTCTGACTCGCACGACCCCCGATCCGGCGATTATCCCGGTGTCGCTGGCGGAGGTGTGGCGACCGTCGCCTGGCGAACCGACAGTGCGATGCGGCGCTTGTCGAGATCGACCGACAGCACTTTGACGACGATGGCCTCGCCGGGGGTGACCAGCTCGTCGGGTCGGTACCCCGGGAGTTCGGACAGCTCGGACAGGTGCACGAGGCCGACAATCTCGCCGTCGTTGAGTTGGGCGAACACCCCATAGTCGACGAAGCGGGTGACGGTGGCGTGGTGTACCGAGCCGATCTCGAGCGAGGCATACGGGTCGGGTTGGCGTCGTCGCAGCGACAACCCGATGCGGCGCTTCGATTTCTGCACCTCGATGACCTCGGTCTCGATCTCATCGCCGACGCTGAGGTACTGGGACACCTTTGAGACGCGACCCCATGACACTTCGCTGCGATGCAGAAGGGCGCGGACGCCGTCGATGTCGATGTATGCGCCGTAGTCGAGGAGCTGGGTGACGCGTCCGGTGACGACATCGCCGACCTTCACCCGCGAAAACACATCGCGTTCGACCTGGCGTCGTTGGCGGCGCAGGTGGTCGCGTCGCGAGACCACGACCCGGTCGAGTGCACGGTCGAGCTCAGTGACGATCACCGTGACCTCGGTCCCGACGAGCTTTTCGGGCTCCATTGCCTCGGGATCCTGGGGGCCGTGCTCGCCGATCATCGAGCTGGGAAGGAACGCCCGAAGCCCGAGGTCGACGAGAAGTCCGCCCTTGATGGTGCGTTCGACAGTGCCCGTGAGCGGCTCGCCCGACGCCTTGGCAGCCTCAACGCGTTCCCAGTGGCGCAACTTGCGCGCCCACGAATTGCTCAGCGCGACGCGTTCTCGCGGATCTTCGCGGGCGAGGACTGCGGCGTCGATCGTCGAACCCGCCGTGGGGACGGGTCGGTCGCGATACTCGCTGCGGGCGATGACGCCGATGCGGCCATCGGCCAACTTCACCTCGATCTCCGCGTCGTGGACGGCGGTGACGATCACCTCGATCACCCGGCCGACTGTTGAGCCCGGTGCAGGGGTTCGCACACCGGCGGTCGGCGGCGCCGGCGGGTGCTGCGGTGTTGACCACGACGAGGAGGGCGAAGTCGGCACGTAGTCAGTTTGCCTGAGAGCCACCGAAAATGCGCCGGATTCTCTCTACGGGTACGCGAGCACGTACCGACTGCGGAATTTCTTTCGTCTTGGCTCAAGCGGGTGGGATTGGTGCCGAACGGGTTGGGGTGCCCGTGTTGGCGCCCACTACCGAGGCGCTGTCAACGTCACTGCAGGTGCTCCGTTGGAGTTGTCGAGCGCGGGCGGCTACGAGCAGGTCGTGCGTGAGGATCATCCGTCGTCGTATTGGCGTTTGGGCGACGGCACGACCGCGGACGCGGCCGATGCCTCGACTGCGGGAACCTCGGTGGGTAAGAACCGGGTCGGTCAGTCGACGCTGACGGTTTCGGGGGCGATTGCCGGTGACCCGAATGGGGCGACGCAGTTCAACGCGTCGGCGTTCGATGTGGCGTCGGGGTTGGTGTCTGGGTCGTCGAGTATCGAGTTGTGGTTCAAGACCGCGAATCAGGGCGGCCTGATCATGGCGATGAAACCCGATGCTTCGCAGTTCGTGCCGTTGGCCTATGTCGGAACCGACAACAAGTTGCATGCCGGGTTCTGGCCGATGCCCCAGGTCGTCTCACCGGCAACGGTGACCGACAACCAGTGGCATCACCTCGTGATCTCCTCGGCGTCGACGTCGGTCACGGTGTTCCTCGACGCCGTGCCGATCGGAATGCAACACGGCGCGCCGAACATGTTGGAGATGACCGCAACCTATTTCGGTACGTCGTTGGAGACGGGGTGGCCCTACAGTCCTGGTGGTTGGCGCCCGTTGAACGGCGCGTTGGACGAGATCGCGATCTATCCGGGGGCTCTGAGTGGCGTGCAGGTCAAGACGCACTTCGACGCAGCCCGGATCGGTGTTGTCGACGCCCAGCCGCACCGGATCCGAGTGGACTTCCAAGACAAGGCGGGTACGGCCGCGTTGTCGCTTCGCCAGGGCACACCTGGCGCGACTGCGGCGTTGGCGAGTTCTCAGTTGAGCCCGCGTTACAACCTGGTGACCAGGACCATTGACCCCGACGGCAAGGTCACAGCGTCGCAGTATGGGGTACCCGAACTCGGGATGAAGACCGCCGACATCGTTGATCCGGCAGGGCTGAACCTACGCACCGAATACACCTACGAAGGCGCGTCGTCGGCGAACAAGGCGTTTCGCCGTCAGCTCACTCGAAAGCTCCCCGCCCTGGTCGGGACCTCGGTGACGCCGACGACCTACAGCTATTACTCCCAAGGCACGAACCCTGCCACCGCGGACAATCCGTGCACGGTGCCGGTGGAGGCGATTCCTCAAGGTGGCGCTCAATGGAAGAGCGTTGGTGTCGACCCCGACGGTGCGGGTTCTCAAACCGGCGAGGTGATCGAGTCGGTGTATTTCGGCGATGGCCTGGTCGCGGCGACGCGGCGGAGCGCGAACGGCACGACCGATCCGTGGACCTGCTACACCTATGACGGTCGCGGTCGTCCACTCACGGTGTCGTATCCGGCCTACGGTGGTGCGGTGGCACGTACTGTGACCTACAGCTATCGGGTCGATCCCGACGGTGCCGGGCCGTTGAGTTCAAGTGTGGCGTCGGTATCGGTGTCGGACGACTCGACAGGTTCGGGTATCTCGTCTCCGACGGTAACGACGACGGTCGACTGGTTGGGTCGCGTCGTTCGCTATCAGGACGCGCTCGGGGTGGTGACCACCACGACCTATGACCAGGCGAACCGGCCAACAACGGTCACGGCATCGAACGGATACGGGACGGTCGGCTACACCTATGACGCTGCGGGGCGCCTGGCAACCCAGACACTGGGAGGCAACGTCATCGCGCAGCCGACCTACAACGGTTCGAGTGGGATGATGACCTCGGTGTCGTACCCGTCGGGGGCGAACAAGGCCGGCAACGGAACCAGCGGGGCGTTCGGTTTCGATTCGCGAGGTCGCCCCAATGCGATGACCTGGACTGGGCCGTCGTCGACACTGTTGACCTCATCGGCGGTGACTCGCAGCGCTGGTGGGCGCATCGTGGACCAAACGATCGATGGTGTCGATCCGACGCCGGGCACGGACGCGTTCACCTATGACGCGGCGGGCCGCCTCACGATCGCCGGGCCGTCGGCGCCAAGCGGTGGTGGGTCGTCTCCGGGGCTGATTCCGCCGTCGGGGACGCGGGTGAAGGTGCAGCATTCCGGTCAGTGTTTGGACATTCGCAATATCAGTTCGAACAACGGTGAGTATGTCGACCAGTACGGTTGCTATACGTCGGGTGCGTTGAACCAGGTGTTCGATTTCCTCGATCTCGACGGCACCTGGTTCACGATGAAACCGAAGCATTCAGGGATGTGCATCGGGGTCCCGAACAACACCGCAGGTTCGTTTGTCCAACAGCAGACATGCAGCGGAGCGACCACCCAGAAGTGGAAGGCGGTGGCGGTCGGTAGCGGCTACCAGTTGGTGAATCAGTCGTCGAATCTGTGTGTGGAGGTTCCGGGGTCGTCGATGGCGTATCAGACGGCGACGAAGCAGAACACGTGTGGTACGTCGACGGACACGAACCAGATTTGGCAGTTCGTCGACCCGGCCACACACGCGACGGTCGCATTCCCGAGCACCGGTGGTGGGTCGTCTCCGGGGCTGATTCCGCCGTCGGGGACGCGGGTGAAGGTGCAGCATTCCGGTCAGTGTTTGGACATTCGTAATATCAGTTCGAACAACGGTGAGTATGTCGACCAGTACGGTTGTTTTACGTCGGGCGCGTTGAACCAGGTGTTCGACTTCGTGTCGTCGGATGGCACTTGGTTCACGATGAAACCGAAGCATTCGGGGATGTGCATCGGCGTGCCGAACAACACCGCAGGTTCGTTTGTGCAACAGCAGACGTGTAGTAGTGGTGCCGCGCAGCTGTGGAAGGCGGTGGGGGTCGGTAGCGGCTACCAGTTGGTGAATCAGTCGTCGAATTTGTGTGTGGAGGTTCCGGGGTCCTCGATGGCGTATCAGACGGCGACGAAGCAGAACACGTGTGGTACGTCGACGGACACGAACCAGATTTGGCAGTTCGTCGACCCGGCCACACACGCGACGGTCGCATTCCCGAGCACCGGTGGTGGGAGCGATGCTCAGGGCTACGACTTCACCTCCAACCAGTCGGGTTCGTGTGCGGTGCCGGCGTCGAACTCGGGCCGGAACGGGAACCGGGTGAACCATGTGGTTGGTTCGTTGTCGTTCGGGTCGTGTTATGACTGGGCGGACAAGCTGACGTCGACCACTGAGCCCGGGTTTACTGGGACGATCGGATACGACTCGCATGGCAACGCGACCACGATCGCCGGCGAAACCCATGGCTATGACGCGACGGATCGTCACCTTGGCACGGTGAAGGGTTCGACGACGGTGACGTATCGGCGTGATCCGTTGGATCGAATCGTTGTGCGTACCGAGGCGGTTTCGGGTGGTGCGACTACGACGACGCGTTATGGGTACGTGGCGGGTGGCGATAGCGGTCAGATGACGTTGTCGTCATCGAACACGTTGATTGAACGCACGATGGTGTTGCCCGGTGGGGTGATCTACACGAGCCGTGCGAGCGGTGATGTGTGGTCGTATCCGAACATTCACGGTGATGTCGCGGCGACTGCGACCAGTGCGGGTGTCAGAACCGGTGTGACGGTCGCGTACGACGCGTTCGGGAATGTCGCGGCTGGTGTGTTGGCGGACAATAGTGACGGGAACTTCGATTACGGCTGGCATGGTCAGGCTCAGCGTCCTGTGGAGCACGGTGTCGGGTTGGTGTCGGTGATCGAGATGGGTGCGCGCCAGTACATCCCTGCTTTGGGCCGATTTATCGAGAAGGACCCTGTTGAGGGTGGTGTCGACAACGACTACACCTACGTCAACGACCCCATCAACATGACCGACCTCACCGGCACCTTCGGTGTACCGAAGTGGGCGAAGAAGATGGTGAAGAAGTACCGCCATCAGATAATAAACGTTGCTACGGGAGTCGCTGCCGCAGTTGCGGTTGGAGCATGTGCTGGGCTCGTAGTATGCGGTCTGGCGTTGGCGGGAGTCGCTGCAGCTGGCACAGTCGCGCACTTGAGTTCGGATAGGTTGGCAAGAGATCCTGCCAGGAACTATACGGTACGCCGCGCTTTGGGCGAATCCGTGGTGTCCACCCTAACAGGCGGTACGTGCAGGGCCGTTCTGGGGAATGGATGCGGACTCGGAGCTATTAGGAATGGAATCGCCAGAAACTGGCAGGCAGTTGTTGTTGGGCTTGGTGGTGCGGCATCGGCATGGATGTTGAAATATCGAGGTAAGAGTAGGTGAACGAAGACCATGTAGCGGTCGTCCGATCTGGTGATGATACGATTCTTCGGTACCCGCGTTCCGGACTTGACGTTAGGATTAGTTCCGACAGGTCCAATCTGTGCTCGGACAAGTCCACTCTTAAAATGAAATCACCGTTCTTCACTAGCGACCGAAATCTTGGAATGCGTTCGGTCGATTTCAATTGGAATCTCGATGGTGACGAGGTCGGCAAACGCATCATTGATTTCTGGCCTCGCCCGAAAAGCCGATTCCTCCAGTTTGGCGCAGAAATATCTACCCAGTTCGCATCAGTAGTGTTTGTCCGGGGCGCTCGGCGATTGGTTAAAATCGGTGCATCCAATCAGATTTGGGAGATAGACGCCCTCACGCCACCGGAGGCGCTTTGGGTAACTGCATGCCTGATTTGTGAGAATGATAACCTCCACAAACTGCCGTTGCTGCCACTGGTAGATATCTTGAATCCGAGGCCTGGTCAGAGGGCACGTATCCCACGTTCCCCTTGGCGATATCAATGGCAATGGGGGTGAGTCCAAGTGGCGACAGGGCAACAGCAGACGTGTAGTAGTGGTGCCGCGCAGCTGTGGAAGGCGGTGGGGGTCGGTAGCGGCTACCAGTTGGTGAATCAGTCGTCGAATTTGTGTGTGGAGGTTCCGGGGTCCTCGATGGCGTATCAGACGGCGACGAAGCAGAACACGTGTGGTACGTCGACGGACACGAACCAGATTTGGCAGTTCGTCGACCCGGCCACACACGCGACGGTCGCATTCCCGAGCACCGGTGGTGGGAGCGATGCTCAGGGCTACGACTTCACCTCCAACCAGTCGGGTTCGTGTGCGGTGTCGGCGTCGAGCTCGGGCCGGAACGGGAACCGGGTGAACCATGTGGTTGGTTCGTTGTCGTTCGGGTCGTGTTATGACTGGGCGGACAAGCTGACGTCGACGACTGAGCCCGGGTTTACTGGGACGATCGGTTACGACTCGCATGGCAACGCGACCACGATCGCCGGCGAAACCCATGGCTATGACGCGACGGATCGTCACCTTGGCATGGTGAAGGGTTCGACGACGGTGACGTATCGGCGTGATCCGTTGGATCGAATCGTTGTGCGTACCGAGGCGGTTTCGGGTGGTGCGACTACGACGACGCGTTATGGGTACGTGGCGGGTGGCGATAGCGGTCAGATGACGTTGTCGTCATCGAACACGTTGATTGAACGCACGATGGTGTTGCCCGGTGGGGTGATCTACACGAGCCGTGCGAGCGGTGATGTGTGGTCGTATCCGAACATTCACGGTGATGTCGCGGCGACTGCGACCAGTGCGGGTGTCAGAACCGGTGTGACGGTCGCGTACGACGCGTTCGGGAATGTCGCGGCTGGTGTGTTGGCGGACAATAGCGACGGGAACTTCGATTACGGCTGGCATGGTCAGGCTCAGCGTCCTGTGGAGCACGGTGTCGGGTTGGTGTCGGTGATCGAGATGGGTGCCCGCCAGTACATTCCTGCTCTGGGCCGATTTATCGAGAAGGACCCTGTTGAGGGCGGTGTCGACAACGACTACACCTACGTCAACGACCCCATCAACATGACCGACCTCACCGGCACCATCGGTGTACCGAAGTGGGCGAAGAAGATTGTAAAGAAATCTGTCAAACTGGCGCGGGCAGCAAGGAATGCTCCCGCGTCGGTCGTTGGATTCGCTGTCGCAAAACGTGGTGGAGGATCGTGCTCTGTAGATCGCGCTGAGCTAACCATCATATGCACTGGGGTGAAGCGGGGTGCGTTCAATCCACGCGACGCGATCACCTATGGAAACGTAATCATTTCTAAGGAGACCTTGAACAGCGGCCAGATTCGTCACGAGATGGCACATGTGAACCAGCAGGCAT belongs to Microthrixaceae bacterium and includes:
- the flhB gene encoding flagellar biosynthesis protein FlhB, translating into MAGGDKHSKTEAPTQKRKKEARKDGQVIRSEDFVTWASVLVATMVMPMLVRNGSNAARDALAMMLQVARRPDEGVLVSSVGEVMTSTLGAIMPTVVIMMVIAVVGNMAQVGLLLTGKPLRPKFDRLNPLKGFKRMFSVQSVWGTITALLKLTVIVAVAYTTLRSSIAELVAASPRSISSLLAEAASMSISLVRTIAIAALLLAAFDYAFQRWKQYRDMRMTKQEIKQESRDSEGDPHVKGRQRQLRMQASRNRMLAAIKDANVVITNPTHVAIAIEYKASYGVPRVVARGVDALAMKIKAEAATHNIPQVESRPLARTLYALCRVGEEIPPELYQAVATVLAFIQRLSDAQRTYVSTFDLHVPDSWSADGVTPERVSPTRRKMLERQAAKHAT
- the flhA gene encoding flagellar biosynthesis protein FlhA — encoded protein: MKENKLGLGAAAFPFAVIAVVALMVLPIPTHLLDVLLAFNLGLAMLMLLASLNVKRALDFSAFPSLLLIATLFRLGLNVSTSRLILSHGDAGEVIEAFGNFVVGGSLVVGLVVFFILVIIQFVVITNGATRVAEVAARFTLDAMPGKQMAIDADLNAGVIDDDEARRRREDVAGESDFYGAMDGASKFVKGDAIAAVIITAVNLIGGLLVGVLQKGMDVGDAVSTYSLLTVGDGLVSQIPALLVSISSGLIITRAASSGDLGSDVMAQFARQHQALLIGGVSLIAMGLVPGLPTLPFFVVGGLLVVLSRRMSAAADASDRAAAEAPAHLEEEADPNSPAELTRALRVEPIGLELSIDLVDLVDPGSNGDLLDRVQALRRKLVEELGIVIPPVRTRDNVELDLGTYVIRIHGVEVARGIAPAGKLLVIADDLSVFPGMEVLEPVFGLPSKWVGPELRSMAEAMGATVIDRSSVITTHLAEVAREHAPELLSRQDVKTLVDLVRSTDSAVVEDLMAAGVSLAETQQVLMSLLAEQVPIRDLSRILEVISERSRLTRDTELLVEAVRQSLGPAICASNARNGHLAVITLDPLIEQGLLGSLQRNETGSFLALDPDTASRVGQAIMSQLRSAEQLGHEPVLVCAPSLRPAMRSFLARTIPHMPVLSYEELADHLTIDALGSVTLEASNA
- a CDS encoding flagellar assembly protein FliW; translation: MSVLVRSERFGDVECDDAATVVFPDGLLGFEEEREFVVMPADPEGIYSWLQSTRTPSLAFLTTSPTCFFADYAVEIDDAEVAEIEILDESEAMVLAIVTIAEDRATANLLGPIVVNTRTRRARQVVLADSTWSTKELLGEF
- the csrA gene encoding carbon storage regulator CsrA, with protein sequence MLVLSRRTNESIIVNGNITITVLEIRGDHIRIGIDAPREISVHREEIHAELARANKAATGSRAADVARLPRPGV
- a CDS encoding S1 RNA-binding domain-containing protein; the protein is MIEVIVTAVHDAEIEVKLADGRIGVIARSEYRDRPVPTAGSTIDAAVLAREDPRERVALSNSWARKLRHWERVEAAKASGEPLTGTVERTIKGGLLVDLGLRAFLPSSMIGEHGPQDPEAMEPEKLVGTEVTVIVTELDRALDRVVVSRRDHLRRQRRQVERDVFSRVKVGDVVTGRVTQLLDYGAYIDIDGVRALLHRSEVSWGRVSKVSQYLSVGDEIETEVIEVQKSKRRIGLSLRRRQPDPYASLEIGSVHHATVTRFVDYGVFAQLNDGEIVGLVHLSELSELPGYRPDELVTPGEAIVVKVLSVDLDKRRIALSVRQATVATPPPATPG